From a single Fulvivirga ulvae genomic region:
- the glgB gene encoding 1,4-alpha-glucan branching protein GlgB, with amino-acid sequence MAKKENSKATVKEKKNVARPSVKRTSAETAKTPPEIRQPKADKAVKTEEVQVIDHVTLFSDYDIHLFREGKHYELYTKLGSHVIEHKGVKGTYFALWAPSAESVSVIGDFNHWKRNEYPMYVRYDGSGIWETFIPGIGEGTVYKYFIESGHGGYKVEKGDPFAFKWEVPPNTASIVWDITSSWTDKAWMDKRKKSAGKPQAFSVYELHLGSWRRVPEDNNRSLSYREMATELPAYVKKMGFTHVEFMPVMEHPFFGSWGYQITGYFAPSSRFGTPQDFMHLIDALHREGIGVILDWVPSHFPSDQHGLHYFDGTFLFEHADPRKGYHPDWKSYIFNYGRNEVRAFLISNAMYWLEKYHVDGLRVDAVASMLYLDYSRKEGEWEPNQYGGNENLDAISFLKEFNEAVYARFPDVHTIAEESTSWPMVSRPTYIGGLGFGMKWMMGWMHDSLEYFKKDPVHRQHHQNEITFSAYYAFTENFMLPLSHDEVVYGKNPLLYKMPGDEWQRFANLRALYGYMYAHPGAKLLFMGGEFGQTSEWSHDQSLDWHLADYPLHQGVQQELIALNQLYKTEKALYEISFEQAGFEWIDIHDALNSVISFVRKGLSNKEQLLIICNFTPVPRENYRVGVPEKGFWKEVFNSDDQTYGGSHVKNNKAIASEPLQAHGRDNSITLTLPPLGVVYLKFSEK; translated from the coding sequence ATGGCTAAAAAAGAAAACTCAAAAGCAACGGTAAAAGAAAAGAAGAATGTAGCACGGCCTTCCGTGAAAAGGACCAGTGCCGAAACTGCAAAAACACCTCCTGAAATAAGGCAACCGAAAGCGGATAAAGCAGTAAAAACCGAAGAAGTGCAGGTGATAGACCATGTTACGCTTTTTTCAGACTACGACATTCATCTATTTAGAGAAGGTAAGCACTACGAGCTTTACACCAAGCTGGGCTCCCATGTTATAGAGCATAAGGGAGTAAAGGGTACTTACTTTGCACTTTGGGCTCCCAGTGCGGAAAGTGTATCGGTGATTGGTGATTTTAATCACTGGAAGCGAAACGAGTACCCCATGTATGTCAGGTATGATGGTTCCGGTATTTGGGAAACATTCATTCCCGGCATTGGTGAAGGTACGGTTTATAAATATTTTATAGAATCGGGCCACGGAGGTTATAAAGTAGAAAAAGGTGACCCGTTCGCTTTTAAATGGGAGGTGCCTCCCAATACAGCCTCCATCGTGTGGGACATTACCTCTTCCTGGACCGACAAGGCATGGATGGATAAAAGAAAGAAAAGCGCAGGCAAACCACAGGCATTCTCAGTCTATGAGTTGCATTTAGGTTCCTGGCGCCGGGTGCCTGAAGATAATAACAGGTCGTTAAGCTACCGTGAAATGGCTACTGAACTCCCTGCTTATGTTAAAAAAATGGGATTTACCCATGTGGAGTTCATGCCTGTGATGGAGCATCCGTTCTTTGGCTCATGGGGCTATCAGATCACGGGGTATTTTGCGCCTTCCAGCCGCTTTGGCACTCCGCAGGACTTTATGCACCTTATTGATGCCCTGCACCGGGAAGGCATAGGGGTTATCCTTGACTGGGTGCCATCGCATTTCCCTTCCGATCAGCACGGTCTGCATTACTTTGACGGCACATTTTTATTTGAGCATGCCGATCCCAGGAAGGGCTATCACCCTGACTGGAAAAGCTATATATTTAATTACGGACGAAATGAAGTACGGGCCTTTTTGATCAGTAATGCCATGTATTGGCTGGAAAAATACCATGTTGACGGCCTGCGTGTGGATGCTGTAGCTTCTATGCTCTACCTGGATTACTCCAGAAAAGAAGGCGAGTGGGAGCCAAACCAGTATGGAGGCAATGAAAACCTCGACGCAATCTCATTTTTAAAGGAATTTAACGAGGCTGTTTACGCCAGGTTTCCTGACGTGCATACCATTGCGGAGGAGTCTACTTCGTGGCCGATGGTATCAAGGCCTACCTATATCGGAGGGCTGGGTTTTGGTATGAAATGGATGATGGGCTGGATGCACGATTCCCTGGAGTATTTTAAAAAGGACCCCGTACACCGCCAGCATCATCAAAATGAGATTACCTTTAGTGCCTACTATGCGTTTACCGAGAACTTTATGCTTCCGCTTTCCCATGACGAGGTAGTGTATGGAAAAAACCCGTTGCTGTATAAAATGCCGGGCGATGAATGGCAACGATTTGCTAATCTCAGGGCGCTGTATGGCTACATGTATGCCCATCCCGGAGCAAAGCTGCTGTTTATGGGTGGTGAATTTGGGCAGACCTCTGAGTGGAGCCATGACCAAAGTCTGGACTGGCATCTGGCCGACTACCCGCTCCACCAGGGTGTACAACAGGAGCTTATAGCACTTAATCAGCTATATAAAACCGAGAAAGCACTATACGAGATCAGTTTTGAGCAGGCAGGTTTTGAGTGGATAGATATTCATGATGCACTTAACAGTGTCATTTCCTTTGTTCGCAAAGGCTTAAGCAATAAGGAGCAGCTCCTCATAATATGTAACTTCACCCCTGTTCCCCGGGAAAACTATCGTGTAGGTGTGCCCGAAAAAGGTTTTTGGAAAGAGGTCTTCAACAGCGATGACCAAACCTATGGCGGAAGCCATGTGAAAAATAATAAAGCCATTGCTTCGGAGCCCTTACAGGCCCATGGAAGGGACAACTCCATCACCCTCACCTTGCCACCACTTGGTGTGGTGTATCTGAAGTTTAGTGAGAAGTAA
- the treS gene encoding maltose alpha-D-glucosyltransferase encodes MATNKANIEDDLYWYKDAIIYELHIKAFYDSNGDGIGDLRGLLEKLDYLESLGVTAIWLLPFYPSPLRDDGYDIADYYSINPSYGDIKIFKQFIKEAHKRGLKVITELVINHTSDQHPWFQRARRAKPGSSYRDYYVWSDDPNKYKDARIIFTDYEPSNWSWDPVAKSYYWHRFFSHQPDLNFDNPQVKKEVFRILDFWFGMGVDGFRLDAVPYLFEREDSNCENLPETHAFLKELRAHVDRKYKNKLLLAEANMWPEDSASYFGDGDECHMNYHFPIMPRMFMAVKMEDRYPVIDIIDQTPEIPESCQWAIFLRNHDELTLEMVTDEERDYMYKVYTKDTQAKINVGIRHRLAPLLENNRSKIELMNVLLFSLPGTPVIYYGDEIGMGDNFYLGDRDGVRTPMQWSADKNAGFSSANPHKLYLPVIIDPEYKYESVNVEAQQINSSSLLWWMKRVIAMRKKYKAFGRGDINFLSPANAKIIAYTRTYEDEDILVLANLSRFPQAAEIDLEDYENYVPVEVFSHNKFPGISDRPYLFTMAPYGYYWFILEKEKDYTEEKGEVHTFKLTAWADLLTSRNLQKLENKVLPAYMNECRWFGGKARVIQSMSVVNQIDIPVEDMPATLITIEVNYNEGLPEVYQLPLAFMAYQNEEEFRAINKKGIIANVALSDREGVLFDAVYSEEFRNALFSNIKAGRRLKSDPGNLVFYTSEKNGNLKSNGELHSKVLNAEQSNTSLTYNNNYFLKLYRKLDNTINPDLEITRYLTEKTAYNHVPRFVGAIEYDKKQEGSLILGMMQELVPNQGDAWEYTRDVLNRFFEKVLTQPKTIHPVAAKKDLTEPLVYKKMSPVLRDLMDGPFPERVSLLGQRTAEMHLALAEHPEESDFEPEPFSLHYQRSLYSSLQSLTRSTFQNLQKSISRLPEEMQSEARELPELKGQVLRCFKRIFDHKISTMKIRTHGDYHLGQVLWTGKDFVIIDFEGEPARAYSERRLKRSALRDVAGMIRSFHYASYSTIMQPEFEQQRKDGKLEKWAETWYHHVTRFYMHGYLENVEGQSFVPDNKEDLKILLETFLLEKAIYELNYELNNRPDWVIIPLRGIKSIVRRYTHG; translated from the coding sequence ATGGCAACAAATAAAGCTAACATTGAAGATGACTTATACTGGTATAAGGATGCCATCATTTATGAGCTCCATATCAAAGCTTTTTATGACAGCAATGGTGATGGTATTGGTGATTTGCGTGGCCTTCTTGAAAAACTGGATTACCTTGAAAGTTTAGGTGTAACGGCTATCTGGCTTCTTCCGTTTTACCCCTCCCCGCTGCGTGATGACGGTTACGACATTGCCGATTACTATAGCATCAACCCTTCCTACGGAGATATTAAAATATTTAAGCAATTTATAAAAGAAGCCCATAAACGAGGCTTGAAAGTCATCACTGAGCTGGTCATCAACCATACATCTGATCAGCACCCCTGGTTTCAGAGAGCCAGAAGGGCAAAGCCGGGGTCATCCTATCGTGATTACTATGTCTGGAGTGATGACCCTAACAAGTACAAGGATGCGCGAATTATCTTCACGGATTATGAGCCGTCCAACTGGTCGTGGGATCCTGTGGCGAAATCCTATTACTGGCACAGGTTTTTCTCGCATCAGCCTGATCTGAATTTTGACAATCCGCAGGTAAAAAAAGAAGTGTTCAGGATACTTGATTTCTGGTTTGGCATGGGGGTGGACGGTTTCAGGTTGGACGCTGTCCCGTATCTCTTTGAAAGGGAAGATTCCAACTGCGAAAACCTGCCGGAAACGCATGCTTTTCTGAAAGAGCTGAGAGCCCATGTAGACAGAAAATATAAGAACAAGCTACTGTTGGCTGAGGCTAACATGTGGCCAGAGGATTCAGCTTCATACTTTGGTGATGGTGATGAGTGCCATATGAACTATCACTTTCCTATTATGCCCAGAATGTTCATGGCTGTAAAAATGGAAGACCGCTACCCGGTAATTGATATTATAGACCAGACACCGGAGATCCCGGAGTCATGCCAGTGGGCGATCTTTTTGCGTAACCATGATGAGCTTACCCTCGAAATGGTAACTGACGAGGAGCGTGACTACATGTATAAGGTTTATACTAAAGATACACAGGCGAAGATCAATGTAGGTATCCGCCACAGACTTGCACCATTGCTGGAGAATAACCGCAGCAAAATCGAGCTGATGAATGTGCTCCTGTTTTCGCTACCCGGCACACCTGTAATCTATTATGGGGACGAGATTGGCATGGGAGATAACTTCTACCTTGGTGACAGGGATGGTGTGCGCACTCCTATGCAGTGGAGCGCTGATAAAAACGCAGGATTTTCAAGTGCCAATCCACACAAGCTGTATCTGCCGGTAATTATCGATCCGGAATACAAATACGAATCGGTAAATGTAGAGGCCCAGCAGATCAATTCATCTTCATTATTGTGGTGGATGAAGCGTGTTATTGCCATGCGAAAGAAATACAAGGCATTTGGGCGGGGTGATATTAATTTTCTGTCTCCGGCCAATGCTAAGATCATAGCCTATACACGTACTTATGAAGATGAGGACATTTTGGTGTTGGCTAACCTCTCACGTTTTCCGCAGGCGGCCGAAATTGACCTGGAAGATTATGAAAACTATGTACCTGTGGAGGTTTTTAGTCATAATAAATTTCCCGGGATCAGCGACAGGCCTTACCTGTTCACTATGGCGCCCTATGGCTATTACTGGTTTATCCTTGAAAAGGAAAAGGATTATACCGAAGAAAAAGGAGAAGTGCATACCTTTAAGCTCACGGCCTGGGCTGATCTCTTGACAAGCAGGAACTTACAGAAACTTGAGAACAAGGTACTACCGGCATATATGAATGAATGCCGCTGGTTCGGGGGCAAGGCTCGTGTAATTCAGAGCATGAGTGTTGTTAACCAAATTGACATTCCTGTTGAAGATATGCCCGCTACGCTGATCACCATTGAGGTTAACTATAACGAAGGTCTGCCCGAGGTTTACCAGCTGCCACTGGCCTTTATGGCTTATCAGAATGAGGAAGAGTTTCGCGCTATTAATAAAAAAGGAATAATAGCCAATGTCGCACTGAGCGACAGAGAAGGGGTACTTTTCGATGCAGTATACAGCGAGGAGTTCAGAAACGCCCTGTTTAGCAATATAAAAGCAGGACGAAGGCTTAAATCTGATCCGGGAAACCTTGTTTTTTATACCAGTGAAAAGAATGGGAATTTGAAATCAAATGGAGAGCTGCACTCCAAAGTATTAAATGCCGAGCAAAGCAATACTTCCCTGACCTATAACAACAATTATTTTCTGAAGCTATACAGGAAGCTGGACAATACCATTAACCCTGACCTTGAAATTACACGCTACCTGACCGAAAAAACAGCCTACAATCACGTGCCCCGGTTTGTAGGGGCCATAGAATACGATAAGAAGCAGGAAGGAAGCCTTATATTGGGGATGATGCAGGAGTTAGTTCCCAATCAGGGTGATGCCTGGGAGTATACCAGGGATGTACTTAACAGGTTTTTTGAGAAAGTACTTACCCAGCCCAAAACTATTCACCCCGTGGCGGCCAAAAAAGACCTTACAGAACCTTTGGTATACAAAAAAATGTCGCCTGTTTTGCGCGACCTGATGGATGGCCCTTTTCCCGAGAGAGTTTCCCTGCTGGGGCAGCGCACTGCTGAAATGCACCTGGCATTGGCAGAACATCCGGAAGAGAGCGATTTTGAACCGGAACCGTTTTCATTACATTATCAACGCTCACTTTATTCCTCATTACAGTCGCTTACCCGGAGTACATTTCAAAATCTGCAAAAAAGTATTAGCAGACTGCCAGAGGAAATGCAAAGTGAAGCCCGGGAGCTGCCCGAGCTGAAAGGACAGGTCTTAAGATGCTTTAAGCGGATTTTTGATCACAAAATTTCTACTATGAAAATCAGGACCCATGGAGATTATCATCTTGGTCAGGTATTGTGGACAGGTAAGGACTTTGTGATCATTGACTTTGAAGGAGAGCCGGCCAGGGCCTATAGCGAGCGAAGGTTGAAAAGATCTGCATTACGAGATGTGGCAGGTATGATACGGTCGTTCCATTACGCTTCATACAGCACCATTATGCAGCCTGAGTTTGAACAACAGCGAAAAGACGGCAAGCTGGAAAAATGGGCTGAGACATGGTATCATCACGTCACCAGGTTTTATATGCATGGCTACCTGGAAAATGTGGAAGGGCAGAGCTTTGTGCCAGATAATAAGGAGGACCTAAAAATATTGCTGGAAACGTTCCTCCTTGAAAAGGCAATATATGAACTGAATTATGAATTAAACAACCGTCCTGATTGGGTGATCATACCACTGAGGGGCATAAAATCAATAGTAAGGAGGTATACCCATGGCTAA